CATAGCATTATTTGGCCACTAGCCATTCCTCCAGTTGACTCAAGCTGTGAGACCTGAGCAAGCCTGCAGACACAGGGCACACGTTTTCAGAACTTGTGCTTTGTGTTATATCAACAGAAACATTGGTGTCTTTCAcagcttatttgtttttaaaatttacccaATATTGTTCCTCAAAAAGAGCACGAggttctttcttttctgtaagtTTTGAACCACCAAGCCTGCAGTCCTTCCAGCTATGCAGAGGAGACTCCTCACACTCAGTGGGAGCTCACTTGACAGCCGGACTGCGAGGAGAAGCCCGCCGCGTGAAGGCTACCGTGCAGTCAGTCACACAGCGCACTGAAGCAGAGTGTGCTGTGGTTAAACTTGTGCTCACTGTGCATTAAAGAAGCTGTAGCTCCTTTCAGGTCCCAGAGTTCATTGGGCTGATTCTCAACTCTTGTTTTTACATTACTTATGTTTTAAAAGCTtcactcactttattttttaaaatgactacaCATAGAATGTGACAGAACATACTTGTGAGGAGCATGGCAGTCCCACAGAGTCAAGCCAGAGACATGGAAATTATTCTAAAAAGTGGGACTGTTGATCTAGGAGCTTCCGGTGTGTTCCTTGGCCCCGTAAAGATCTGTCAGTTCCATTTCCTTCTTCTAAGATGACTCAGTAGTCAGCACTGAGGCCCCCGTGCATATGTGAGATTATCATGGGACTCCTGTCCAGCACAAGATTCAGTGATCTGTTGGTAATATATAAATCAGGAACCTGTTACTGTGTGGGAAGAGTAAATGTGCTGCCCCCCGCAAAACTGTTAAAGCTGTTGGATCAGAACAGGAAACGCAGGGTGTATTCTAAATGTaacacttctgctgcttttagtCCGGGAGGTATATGCTTTAAAGCAGTGAACATTAAACGGACTAATAAAAGAGATGTGGAATGCTTAGAATTTGTAGGATAATTAGTACAATCATATTATGCCTATCAAGTGttagtagtttattttttattttttgttactaCGCTCAGATTTTTTAccttaattttatattcttttgttttcacTTCAGGCAAAtcctaagagagaacaactgcctaCAAACCTTATTACAACACTTGAAATCTCATAGTTTGACAATTGTCAGTAATGCATGTGGAACTTTGTGGAATCTCTCGGCAAGAAATCCCAAAGACCAGGAAGCATTATGGGACATGGGAGCAGTTAGCATGCTCAAGAACCTCATTCATTCAAAGCACAAAATGATTGCTATGGGAAGTGCTGCAGCTTTGAGGAATCTCATGGCAAATAGACCTGCAAAATATAAGGATGCCAATATTATGTCTCCTGGTTCAAGCTTGCCATCTCTTCATGTTAGGAAACAGAAAGCCCTAGAAGCAGAATTAGATGCTCAGCATTTATCAGAAACTTTTGACAATATTGACAACTTGAGTCCCAAGGCATCTCATCGCAGTAAGCAGAGACACAAGCAGAGTCTTTACGGTGACTATGTATTTGATGCTAGTCGACATGATGATAATAGGTCAGACAATTTTAATACTGGAAACATGACTGTCCTTCCACCATATCTGAATACAACAGTGTTGCCCAGCTCCTCTTCATCAAGGGGAAGTTTAGATAGTTCTCGTTCTGAAAAAGATAGAagtttggagagagaaagaggaattgGCCTAAGCAGCTACCATCCAGCAACAGAAAATCCAGGAACCTCTTCAAAGCGAGGTTTGCAAATCTCTACCACTGCAGCCCAGATTGCCACAGTCATGGAGGAAGTCTCGGCCATTCATACCTCCCAGGAAGACAGAAGTTCTGGGTCTACCACTGACTTGCATTGTGTGCCTGATGAGAGGAACGGGCTGAGAAGAAGTTCTGCCCACACTCATTCCAATGCTTACAATTTCACTAAGTCAGAAAATTCAAACAGGACATGTTCTATGCCTTACACCAAACTAGAATATAAGAGATCTTCAAATGACAGTTTAAATAGTGTCAGTAGCAGTGATGGTTATGGTAAAAGAGGTCAAATGAAACCCTCAATTGAATCATATTCTGAAGATGACGAGAGTAAATTTTGCAGTTATGGTCAATATCCAGCTGACCTAGCCCATAAAATACACAGTGCAAATCACATGGATGATAACGATGGAGAGCTTGATACACCAATAAATTACAGTCTTAAATATTCAGACGAGCAGTTGaattctggaaggcagagtccttCACAGAATGAAAGATGGGCAAGACCCAAACACATAATAGAAGATGAAATAAAGCAGAATGAGCCACGACAGTCAAGGAGTCAAAGTACAGCTTACCCTGTGTATGCCGAGAACACTGATGAGAAGCACCTCAAGTTCCAGCCACATTTTGGACAGCAGGAATGCGTTTCTCCGTACAGGTCCAGGGGAACCAGTGGGTCAGAAGGAAATCGAGTGGGTTCTAATCATGCAGTTAATCAAAATGTAAACTCGTCCTTGTGTCAGGAAGATGACTATGAAGATGATAAACCAACCAACTATAGTGAACGTTACTCTGAGGAAGAACAGCATGGAGAAGAAGAAAGACCAACAAATTATAGCATGAAGTATAATGAAGAAAAACACCATGTGGATCAGCCTATTGATTATAGTTTAAAATATACCACTGACATTCCTTCCTCACAGAAGCCAccattttcattttccaagagTTCCTCTGCACAAAGCACTAAAAGTGAACACATCCCTGCAAGCAGTGAGAATACAGCTACCCCTTCGTCTACCACCAAGAGGCAGAATCAGCTCCACCCGACTTCAGCACAGAGTAGAAATGCTCAGACCcaaaaagctaccacctgcaaagtTCCCTCTATCAACCAGGAAACAATACAGACATACTGTGTGGAAGACACCCCGATATGTTTCTCACGGTGCAGTTCATTATCATCTTTGTCGTCAGCTGAAGATGAAATAGGGTGTGATCAGACAACACAGGAAGCAGTTTCCACTAGTACTCTGCAGATagcagaaataaaggaaaacagtGGAGCTAGATCCACAGAAGATCCTGTGAGTGAAGCTCCAGCAGTGTCCCAGCATGTAAGAACCAAATCCAGCAgactccaggcttctggtttgtcctcagaatcagccagaCATAAAGCTGTTGAATTACCTTCAGGGGCCAAGTCTCCCTCCAAAAGTGGTGCTCAGACCCCCAAGAGCCCACCAGAGCACTATGTTCAGGAGACTCCACTCATGTTCAGCAGATGCACATCTGTCAGTTCACTGGATAGCTTTGAGAGTCGTTCTATTGCCAGCTCCGTGCAGAGTGAGCCATGCAGTGGAATGGTGAGTGGCATTATTAGCCCCAGTGACCTTCCTGATAGCCCTGGACAAACCATGCCACCAAGCAGAAGTAAGACCCCTCCACCACCTCCTCAGGCAGTTCAAACCAAGCGAGAGGTACCCAAAAATAAAGTTCCAActgcagaaaagagagagagtggacCTAAGCAGGCAGCTGTGAATGCTGCGGTTCAGAGGGTCCAGGTTCTCCCAGATGCGGATACATTATTACATTTTGCCACAGAAAGTACTCCAGATGGATTTTCTTGTTCATCTAGCCTGAGTGCTCTGAGCCTTGATGAGCCATTCATACAGAAAGATGTGGAGTTAAGAATCATGCCTCCAGTTCAGGAAAATGACAATGGAAACGAAACAGAACCAGAGCAGCCTGAAGAATCAAATGAAAGCAAGGAGAAGGAGGCAGAAAAGCCTACCGATTCCGAAAAAGATCTGTTGGATGACTCAGATGATGATGATATCGAAATACTTGAGGAATGTATTATTTCTGCCATGCCAACAAAGTCATCACGCAAAGCTAAAAAGCTAGCCCAGACTGCTTCAAAACTGCCACCACCCGTGGCAAGGAAACCAAGCCAGCTGCCTGTGTACAAACTTCTGCCATCACAAAACAGGTTACAAGCACAGAAGCACGTTAGTTTTACCCCAGGGGACGATATGCCACGGGTGTACTGTGTAGAAGGGACACCCATAAACTTCTCCACAGCCACATCTCTCAGTGACCTCACAATAGAATCTCCTCCAAACGAGCTAGCTGCGGGAGAAGGGAGTGGAGCAGGGGCGCGGTCGGGCGAATTTGAAAAGCGAGACACCATTCCCACGGAAGGCAGGAGCACcgatgaggcacagagagggactGCCTCGGCGGTGGCGATGCCCGAGTTGGATGACAATAAAACGGAGGAAGGTGACATTCTTGCTGAATGCATCAACTCTGCTATGCCCAAAGGAAAAAGTCACAAGCCTTTCCGTGTGAGGAAGATAATGGACCAGGTCCAGCAAGCATCTGTGTCTTCATCCGGCGCTAACAAAAATCAGTTAGAcggtaagaaaaagaaacccaCTTCCCCAGTAAAACCTGTGCCACAGAGCACTGAATACAGAGCACCTGTGAGAAAAAACACAGACtcgaaaaataatttaaatgctgAAAGAACTTTCTCAGACAATAAAGATTCAAAGAAACAGAACTTGAAAAACAATTCCAAGGACTTCACCGATAAGCTGCCAAATAATGAAGATCGAGTCAGAGCAAGTTTTCCTTTTGATTCGCCTCATCATTACACACCTATTGAAGGAACTCCTTACTGTTTTTCACGAAATGATTCTTTGAGTTCTCTAGACTTTGATGATGACGATGTTGACCTTTCCAGGGAAAAGGCTGAATtaagaaaggggaaagaaaatcAGGACTCAGAAGCTAAAGCTGCTGGCCACACAGAGATGACTTCAAACCAGCAATCAGCTAACAAGACACCAGCTACCACTAAACACCCAGTAGGTCGAAGTCAGCAGAAGCAATCTACTTTTCCCCAGCCATCCAAAGACATACCAGACAGAGGGGCAGCAACGGACGAGAAATTACAGAATTTTGCTATTGAAAATACTCCAGTTTGTTTTTCTCGTAATTCCTCTCTGAGTTCTCTCAGTGACATTGaccaagaaaacaacaacaaagaaaatgaaccTATCAAAGAAAACGAGCCCCCTGACTCACAGGGAGAACCGAGTAAACCTCAGGCATCAGGTTATGCCCCTAAGTCCTTTCATGTGGAAGATACACCTGTCTGTTTCTCAAGAAACAGCTCTCTGAGTTCCCTTAGTATTGATTCTGAAGATGATCTGCTGCAGGAATGCATAAGTTCTGCAATGCCCAAAAAGAAAAAGCCCTCAAGACTGAAGGGTGAGAATGAAAAGCAGAGTCCCAGAAACATAGGAGGTGTCTTAGCTGAGGATTTGACACTGGATTTGAAAGATATACAGAGACCAGATTCAGAACATGGGTTATCCCCGGATTCAGAAAATTTTGACTGGAAAGCTATTCAGGAAGGTGCGAATTCCATAGTGAGTAGTTTACatcaggctgctgctgctgcatgcCTGTCCAGGCAGGCTTCGTCAGACTCAGATTCCATCCTTTCACTGAAATCGGGAATCTCACTGGGATCACCATTTCACCTTACACCTGACCAAGAGGAAAAACCCTTCACAAGTAACAAAGGCCCACGGATTCTAAAACCTGGTGAGAAAAGTACCTTGGAAACTAAAAAAATCGAATCTGAAAATAAAGGAATCAAAGGAGGAAAAAAGGTTTACAAAAGTTTGATTACTGGGAAAGTTCGATCTAATTCAGAAGTTTCAGGCCAAATGAAGCAGCCCCTTCCACCAAACATGCCTTCAATCTCTCGCGGTAGGACAATGATTCATATTCCAGGAGTTCGAAATAGCTCCTCAAGTACAAGTCCTGTTTCTAAAAAAGGCCCGCCCCTTAAGCCTCCAGCCTCTAAGAGCCCTAGTGAAGGTCAGACGGCTACCACTTCTCCTAGAGGGGCCAAGCCATCAGCAAAGACAGAATTAAGTCCTGTTCCCCGCCAGACATCCCAAACAGGCGGGTCAAACAAAGGATCTTCCAGGTCAGGCTCTCGAGATTCCACTCCTTCAAGACCTTCCCAGCAACCACTGAGTAGACCTATGCAGTCTCCAGGGCGCAACTCAATTTCCCCTGGCAGAAACGGAATAAGTCCTCCTAACAAACTATCTCAACTGCCGAGGACGTCCTCCCCCAGTACTGCTTCAACCAAGTCCTCAGGTTCTGGGAAAATGTCCTACGCATCCCCAGGCAGGCAGATGAGCCAGCAGAACCTTACAAAACAAACAGGTTTGTCCAAGAATGGCAGTTGTATCCCAAGAAGTGAGTCTGCCTCCAAAGGACTGAATCAGATGAACAATGGCAACGGAGCCAATAAGAAGGTGGAACTTTCTAGAATGTCTTCAACTAAATCAAGTGGAAGTGAATCTGATAGATCAGAGAGACCTGTGTTAGTACGCCAGTCAACTTTCATCAAAGAAGCCCCAAGCCCAACCCTAAGAAGGAAACTGGAAGAATCTGCTTCATTTGagtctctttctccatcttccaGACCAGATTCTCCCACAAGGTCCCAGGCTCAAACTCCAGTGTTAAGTCCTTCCCTTCCTGATATGTCTCTGTCCACACACTCATCTGTTCAGGCTGGTGGGTGGCGGAAACTCCCACCTAATCTCAGTCCCACTATAGAGTATAATGATGGCAGACCCGCAAAGCGTCATGACATAGCACGCTCCCATTCAGAAAGTCCTTCCAGACTTCCCGTCAACAGGTCGGGAACCTGGAAACGGGAGCACAGCAAACACTCATCATCCCTCCCTCGAGTAAGCACATGGAGAAGAACTGGAAGTTCCTCTTCAATTCTTTCTGCATCGTCAGAATCCAGTGAAAAAGCAAAAAGTGAGGATGAAAAACATGTAAACTGTATTTCAGGAACcaagcaaaataaagaaaaccaagtGTCCACAAAAGGCACatggaggaaaataaaagaaaatgaaatttcccCCCCAAACAGTACTTCTCCGACCACGTCCTCAGGTGCTGCAAATGGTGCTGAATCAAAGACTCTGATTTATCAAATGGCACCTGCTGTTTCTAAAACAGAGGACGTTTGGGTGAGGATTGAGGACTGTCCCATCAACAACCCCAGAACCGGAAGATCTCCCACAGGTAATACTCCCCCTGTGATCGACAGTATTTCAGAAAAGGGAAATCCAAACGGTAAAGATTCAAAAGATAATCAGGGAAAACAAAATGTGGGTAACGCCAGTGCACCCACGAATACCATGGGTTTGGAAAACCGTCTGAACTCCTTTATTCAGGTTGATGCCCCAGACCAAAAAGGAGCTGAGATGAAACCGGGACAGAGTAATCCTGTCCCTACATCCGAGACTACCGAGAGCTCCTTAGCGGAGCGCACCCCATTcagttccagcagctccagcaaACACAGTTCACCTAGTGGGACTGTGGCTGCCAGAGTGACTCCTTTTAATTACAACCCCAGCCCTAGGAAAAGCAGCGCAGATAGCACTTCAGCCCGGCCGTCTCAGATCCCAACGCCAGTGAATAACAACACAAAGAAACGAGATTCAAAAACCGACAGCACAGAGTCCAGTGGAACCCAAAGTCCCAAGCGCCATTCCGGATCTTATCTTGTGACGTCTGTGTGAGAGAGTTGGGACGATGAAGCTAGGAGTTCACGCGCTCATTTACATGCTAGATAGAAATCCTGTttcaaatgaaactaaaagacTGAAAAATTTTGTAAATAGGTTTGATTCTTGTTGGAGGGTTTTTGTTCTGGAAGCCATATTTGATAGTATACTTTGTCTTCACTGGTTGTTATTTTGGGAGGCACTCTTgatagttaagaaaaaaaatggtaaagCCAAGTATATTTGTACAGTATGTTTTACAAGTATTTAAGTAGAATATCATCCCATCATCCTTTAATTATTGCTTGTCTTAAAATAACACTAcatagaaaatatgatatattgCTGTTATCAATCATTTCTAATTATAAACTGACTAAACTTACATCAGGGAGAAATTGgtatttatgcaaaaaaaaaagttttagtccTTGTGAATCCATCTAATGTCATAACTAATCATGTGGCTGTGAAATTCACAGAAATATGGTTCCCGGTGAACAAGTTTACCCAGCCTGCTTTGCTTTATTGCATGAATGAAACTGATGGTTCAATTTCAGAAGTAATGATTAACAGTTCTGTGGTCACATGATGTGCATAGATAGCTACAGTGTAACAATTTACACTATTTTGTGctcaaaacaacaacagaaatctGTGTAACTGTAAAACATTGAATGAAACTATTTTACCTGAACTAGATTTTATCTGAAAGTAGGTAGAATTTTTGCTATGCTGTATCTTGTTGTATATTCTGGTATTTGAGGTGAGATGGCTGCTCTTTTATTAATGAGACATGAATTGTGTCTCAACAGAAACTTAAAAGGACATTTCAGAATAAATTATTGCTGTATGTAAACTATGACTGAAATTGGTATTTGTTTGAAGGGTCCTATTTCACATTTGTATTAATAATTGTCAAAAGACCTCTTTAAAAagcttatataaaattttttcctCTGATTCTATGCATTAAGAGTAAAATTCCTCTTACTGTAATAAAAACAATTGAAGAAGACTGTTAGCACTTAACCACTCCTGAAATTTACTTCTCTTGATTGATTAGCACTTCCAGGTATGGAATactttttccctttctgttaCATTATCTGACTCCACTGGATCTCAGTGACAATGAATTCATGCCATAGTGGTGTGATCTGCCCCACATGGGATCAGGCATTGAACATCAAAGGCCACGCAGAACTTCCTTTTTCGTAATAGAATTCTGTGCCTGAAAAATTACTCTTGGGCACAAGTGGTCCCTTTACAGTGTGACCGTCTTGCCCCTTCCTAATCCCCATATTGTCACTGGGTCTGAAGTGAACACCTCTTACCACTCTGTGTGTTATGGCAAAGCACCCACCGCCAGGTAAAGCCAGCGTGTTACCATGCTCAGAGAATACAGCCCCATGCGACATAAGGGTAGATTTGCTACCTAGCTAATATACTCAGCAGAAGAATCTAAATTCTCTGTTAAGGAGAGCTCTCTGTTTCAGTGGGTACAGTTGCAGGGTGTGTTTCAAGTGCCTCTCTGGCTGGAAGAGGCCTCCTTTAAGAACAGAGTGGTGCAGTTGTTAACAAAGataatttacatattatatattccCTGGATTTGCTGTCCAAGGTTGGAGGGTCACCATGATGATAAATGCTCACATTTGTTGAATAATtgggagaatttatttttaaagataaagatcTGCAGTCTGTACTCAGGAAGGGAACAAACTCTTAGGAGTGGTGGAGCAccgggaagaggagggggaaaggACGACTCACACCTCGCTGGTGCCCTGGAGGCCTATCCTGTAATACCTGTGCTCACAAGTTACAGATGAAGTGCCAGTCAGGAAT
Above is a genomic segment from Oryctolagus cuniculus chromosome 6, mOryCun1.1, whole genome shotgun sequence containing:
- the APC gene encoding adenomatous polyposis coli protein isoform X15: MAAASYDQLLKQVEALKMENSNLRQELEDNSNHLTKLETEASNMKEVLKQLQGSIEDEAMASSGQIDLLERLKELNLDCSNFPGVKLRSKMSLRSYGSREGSASSRSGECSPVPAGSFPRRGFVNGSRESTGYLEELEKERSLLLADLDKEEKEKDWYYAQLQNLTKRIDSLPLTENFSLQTDMTRRQLEYEARQIRVAMEEQLGTCQDMEKRAQRRIARIQQIEKDILRIRQLLQSQATEAEVEMVYSLLSMLGTHDKDDMSRTLLAMSSSQDSCISMRQSGCLPLLIQLLHGNDKDSVLLGNSRGSKEARARASAALHNIIHSQPDDKRGRREIRVLHLLEQIRAYCETCWEWQEAHEQGMDQDKNPMPAPVEHQICPAVCVLMKLSFDEEHRHAMNELGRKAPRGISSQELGQGLSGGLQAIAELLQVDCEMYGLTNDHYSITLRRYAGMALTNLTFGDVANKATLCSMKGCMRALVAQLKSESEDLQQVIASVLRNLSWRADVNSKKTLREVGSVKALMECALEVKKESTLKSVLSALWNLSAHCTENKADICAVDGALAFLVGTLTYRSQTNTLAIIESGGGILRNVSSLIATNEDHRQILRENNCLQTLLQHLKSHSLTIVSNACGTLWNLSARNPKDQEALWDMGAVSMLKNLIHSKHKMIAMGSAAALRNLMANRPAKYKDANIMSPGSSLPSLHVRKQKALEAELDAQHLSETFDNIDNLSPKASHRSKQRHKQSLYGDYVFDASRHDDNRSDNFNTGNMTVLPPYLNTTVLPSSSSSRGSLDSSRSEKDRSLERERGIGLSSYHPATENPGTSSKRGLQISTTAAQIATVMEEVSAIHTSQEDRSSGSTTDLHCVPDERNGLRRSSAHTHSNAYNFTKSENSNRTCSMPYTKLEYKRSSNDSLNSVSSSDGYGKRGQMKPSIESYSEDDESKFCSYGQYPADLAHKIHSANHMDDNDGELDTPINYSLKYSDEQLNSGRQSPSQNERWARPKHIIEDEIKQNEPRQSRSQSTAYPVYAENTDEKHLKFQPHFGQQECVSPYRSRGTSGSEGNRVGSNHAVNQNVNSSLCQEDDYEDDKPTNYSERYSEEEQHGEEERPTNYSMKYNEEKHHVDQPIDYSLKYTTDIPSSQKPPFSFSKSSSAQSTKSEHIPASSENTATPSSTTKRQNQLHPTSAQSRNAQTQKATTCKVPSINQETIQTYCVEDTPICFSRCSSLSSLSSAEDEIGCDQTTQEAVSTSTLQIAEIKENSGARSTEDPVSEAPAVSQHVRTKSSRLQASGLSSESARHKAVELPSGAKSPSKSGAQTPKSPPEHYVQETPLMFSRCTSVSSLDSFESRSIASSVQSEPCSGMVSGIISPSDLPDSPGQTMPPSRSKTPPPPPQAVQTKREVPKNKVPTAEKRESGPKQAAVNAAVQRVQVLPDADTLLHFATESTPDGFSCSSSLSALSLDEPFIQKDVELRIMPPVQENDNGNETEPEQPEESNESKEKEAEKPTDSEKDLLDDSDDDDIEILEECIISAMPTKSSRKAKKLAQTASKLPPPVARKPSQLPVYKLLPSQNRLQAQKHVSFTPGDDMPRVYCVEGTPINFSTATSLSDLTIESPPNELAAGEGSGAGARSGEFEKRDTIPTEGRSTDEAQRGTASAVAMPELDDNKTEEGDILAECINSAMPKGKSHKPFRVRKIMDQVQQASVSSSGANKNQLDGKKKKPTSPVKPVPQSTEYRAPVRKNTDSKNNLNAERTFSDNKDSKKQNLKNNSKDFTDKLPNNEDRVRASFPFDSPHHYTPIEGTPYCFSRNDSLSSLDFDDDDVDLSREKAELRKGKENQDSEAKAAGHTEMTSNQQSANKTPATTKHPVGRSQQKQSTFPQPSKDIPDRGAATDEKLQNFAIENTPVCFSRNSSLSSLSDIDQENNNKENEPIKENEPPDSQGEPSKPQASGYAPKSFHVEDTPVCFSRNSSLSSLSIDSEDDLLQECISSAMPKKKKPSRLKGENEKQSPRNIGGVLAEDLTLDLKDIQRPDSEHGLSPDSENFDWKAIQEGANSIVSSLHQAAAAACLSRQASSDSDSILSLKSGISLGSPFHLTPDQEEKPFTSNKGPRILKPGEKSTLETKKIESENKGIKGGKKVYKSLITGKVRSNSEVSGQMKQPLPPNMPSISRGRTMIHIPGVRNSSSSTSPVSKKGPPLKPPASKSPSEGQTATTSPRGAKPSAKTELSPVPRQTSQTGGSNKGSSRSGSRDSTPSRPSQQPLSRPMQSPGRNSISPGRNGISPPNKLSQLPRTSSPSTASTKSSGSGKMSYASPGRQMSQQNLTKQTGLSKNGSCIPRSESASKGLNQMNNGNGANKKVELSRMSSTKSSGSESDRSERPVLVRQSTFIKEAPSPTLRRKLEESASFESLSPSSRPDSPTRSQAQTPVLSPSLPDMSLSTHSSVQAGGWRKLPPNLSPTIEYNDGRPAKRHDIARSHSESPSRLPVNRSGTWKREHSKHSSSLPRVSTWRRTGSSSSILSASSESSEKAKSEDEKHVNCISGTKQNKENQVSTKGTWRKIKENEISPPNSTSPTTSSGAANGAESKTLIYQMAPAVSKTEDVWVRIEDCPINNPRTGRSPTGNTPPVIDSISEKGNPNGKDSKDNQGKQNVGNASAPTNTMGLENRLNSFIQVDAPDQKGAEMKPGQSNPVPTSETTESSLAERTPFSSSSSSKHSSPSGTVAARVTPFNYNPSPRKSSADSTSARPSQIPTPVNNNTKKRDSKTDSTESSGTQSPKRHSGSYLVTSV
- the APC gene encoding adenomatous polyposis coli protein isoform X17, with translation MAAASYDQLLKQVEALKMENSNLRQELEDNSNHLTKLETEASNMKEVLKQLQGSIEDEAMASSGQIDLLERLKELNLDCSNFPGVKLRSKMSLRSYGSREGSASSRSGECSPVPAGSFPRRGFVNGSRESTGYLEELEKERSLLLADLDKEEKEKDWYYAQLQNLTKRIDSLPLTENFSLQTDMTRRQLEYEARQIRVAMEEQLGTCQDMEKRAQRRIARIQQIEKDILRIRQLLQSQATEAEVEMVYSLLSMLGTHDKDDMSRTLLAMSSSQDSCISMRQSGCLPLLIQLLHGNDKDSVLLGNSRGSKEARARASAALHNIIHSQPDDKRGRREIRVLHLLEQIRAYCETCWEWQEAHEQGMDQDKNPMPAPVEHQICPAVCVLMKLSFDEEHRHAMNELGGLQAIAELLQVDCEMYGLTNDHYSITLRRYAGMALTNLTFGDVANKATLCSMKGCMRALVAQLKSESEDLQQVIASVLRNLSWRADVNSKKTLREVGSVKALMECALEVKKESTLKSVLSALWNLSAHCTENKADICAVDGALAFLVGTLTYRSQTNTLAIIESGGGILRNVSSLIATNEDHRQILRENNCLQTLLQHLKSHSLTIVSNACGTLWNLSARNPKDQEALWDMGAVSMLKNLIHSKHKMIAMGSAAALRNLMANRPAKYKDANIMSPGSSLPSLHVRKQKALEAELDAQHLSETFDNIDNLSPKASHRSKQRHKQSLYGDYVFDASRHDDNRSDNFNTGNMTVLPPYLNTTVLPSSSSSRGSLDSSRSEKDRSLERERGIGLSSYHPATENPGTSSKRGLQISTTAAQIATVMEEVSAIHTSQEDRSSGSTTDLHCVPDERNGLRRSSAHTHSNAYNFTKSENSNRTCSMPYTKLEYKRSSNDSLNSVSSSDGYGKRGQMKPSIESYSEDDESKFCSYGQYPADLAHKIHSANHMDDNDGELDTPINYSLKYSDEQLNSGRQSPSQNERWARPKHIIEDEIKQNEPRQSRSQSTAYPVYAENTDEKHLKFQPHFGQQECVSPYRSRGTSGSEGNRVGSNHAVNQNVNSSLCQEDDYEDDKPTNYSERYSEEEQHGEEERPTNYSMKYNEEKHHVDQPIDYSLKYTTDIPSSQKPPFSFSKSSSAQSTKSEHIPASSENTATPSSTTKRQNQLHPTSAQSRNAQTQKATTCKVPSINQETIQTYCVEDTPICFSRCSSLSSLSSAEDEIGCDQTTQEAVSTSTLQIAEIKENSGARSTEDPVSEAPAVSQHVRTKSSRLQASGLSSESARHKAVELPSGAKSPSKSGAQTPKSPPEHYVQETPLMFSRCTSVSSLDSFESRSIASSVQSEPCSGMVSGIISPSDLPDSPGQTMPPSRSKTPPPPPQAVQTKREVPKNKVPTAEKRESGPKQAAVNAAVQRVQVLPDADTLLHFATESTPDGFSCSSSLSALSLDEPFIQKDVELRIMPPVQENDNGNETEPEQPEESNESKEKEAEKPTDSEKDLLDDSDDDDIEILEECIISAMPTKSSRKAKKLAQTASKLPPPVARKPSQLPVYKLLPSQNRLQAQKHVSFTPGDDMPRVYCVEGTPINFSTATSLSDLTIESPPNELAAGEGSGAGARSGEFEKRDTIPTEGRSTDEAQRGTASAVAMPELDDNKTEEGDILAECINSAMPKGKSHKPFRVRKIMDQVQQASVSSSGANKNQLDGKKKKPTSPVKPVPQSTEYRAPVRKNTDSKNNLNAERTFSDNKDSKKQNLKNNSKDFTDKLPNNEDRVRASFPFDSPHHYTPIEGTPYCFSRNDSLSSLDFDDDDVDLSREKAELRKGKENQDSEAKAAGHTEMTSNQQSANKTPATTKHPVGRSQQKQSTFPQPSKDIPDRGAATDEKLQNFAIENTPVCFSRNSSLSSLSDIDQENNNKENEPIKENEPPDSQGEPSKPQASGYAPKSFHVEDTPVCFSRNSSLSSLSIDSEDDLLQECISSAMPKKKKPSRLKGENEKQSPRNIGGVLAEDLTLDLKDIQRPDSEHGLSPDSENFDWKAIQEGANSIVSSLHQAAAAACLSRQASSDSDSILSLKSGISLGSPFHLTPDQEEKPFTSNKGPRILKPGEKSTLETKKIESENKGIKGGKKVYKSLITGKVRSNSEVSGQMKQPLPPNMPSISRGRTMIHIPGVRNSSSSTSPVSKKGPPLKPPASKSPSEGQTATTSPRGAKPSAKTELSPVPRQTSQTGGSNKGSSRSGSRDSTPSRPSQQPLSRPMQSPGRNSISPGRNGISPPNKLSQLPRTSSPSTASTKSSGSGKMSYASPGRQMSQQNLTKQTGLSKNGSCIPRSESASKGLNQMNNGNGANKKVELSRMSSTKSSGSESDRSERPVLVRQSTFIKEAPSPTLRRKLEESASFESLSPSSRPDSPTRSQAQTPVLSPSLPDMSLSTHSSVQAGGWRKLPPNLSPTIEYNDGRPAKRHDIARSHSESPSRLPVNRSGTWKREHSKHSSSLPRVSTWRRTGSSSSILSASSESSEKAKSEDEKHVNCISGTKQNKENQVSTKGTWRKIKENEISPPNSTSPTTSSGAANGAESKTLIYQMAPAVSKTEDVWVRIEDCPINNPRTGRSPTGNTPPVIDSISEKGNPNGKDSKDNQGKQNVGNASAPTNTMGLENRLNSFIQVDAPDQKGAEMKPGQSNPVPTSETTESSLAERTPFSSSSSSKHSSPSGTVAARVTPFNYNPSPRKSSADSTSARPSQIPTPVNNNTKKRDSKTDSTESSGTQSPKRHSGSYLVTSV